In Pseudomonadota bacterium, a single window of DNA contains:
- a CDS encoding mechanosensitive ion channel family protein, protein METFYHNLMLDWDHLLRILPRLLGALIILLACLLIGRLVSRGILNLLEHAELSKTHRSFFSKLIVWGFGILGIMPTLNVLGLKNITMSLLAGGGITAVVLGFAFRGIGENLLAGFFLAFSRPFEIGDLIQSEQLSGEVKAIELRNTHIRTDDGRDIFIPSSQIFNSPLINFTKDGLRRLSFTIGIDYADNAAEARRLLLQAVEEIPEILKNPPTLVALSSFSATYVELEVLFWIDTFQQGLNMVPARTLVMERCRATLKDQGFTFSAETTSNICLDFKNPIDMLCHKNSMKGE, encoded by the coding sequence ATGGAAACCTTTTATCATAATCTAATGCTTGACTGGGACCATCTTCTCAGAATCCTGCCGCGCCTTCTCGGGGCGCTCATTATTTTATTGGCCTGTCTGCTTATCGGCCGTCTTGTTTCCCGGGGGATCCTCAACCTTCTTGAACATGCCGAACTTTCCAAGACTCACCGATCTTTTTTCAGTAAACTCATTGTCTGGGGCTTCGGTATTCTCGGCATCATGCCGACATTAAATGTCCTCGGATTAAAAAATATTACCATGAGTCTGCTTGCCGGCGGCGGAATCACTGCGGTTGTTCTGGGTTTCGCCTTCCGGGGAATCGGCGAAAACCTTCTGGCCGGATTTTTTCTGGCCTTCAGCCGGCCTTTTGAAATCGGCGATCTCATCCAGTCAGAGCAGCTATCTGGAGAAGTCAAGGCCATTGAATTAAGAAATACTCATATCCGCACCGATGACGGACGGGATATCTTCATCCCCAGTTCCCAGATTTTTAACAGCCCCCTGATAAATTTCACAAAGGACGGCCTGCGGCGCCTGTCGTTTACCATAGGTATCGATTATGCCGACAATGCCGCAGAGGCCCGTCGCCTTCTGCTCCAAGCCGTTGAGGAAATCCCGGAAATCCTCAAAAACCCGCCAACGCTGGTGGCATTGTCTTCTTTCTCGGCAACCTATGTTGAGCTTGAAGTCCTGTTCTGGATCGACACCTTTCAGCAGGGGCTTAATATGGTTCCAGCCAGAACCCTGGTGATGGAGCGCTGCCGGGCCACCCTGAAAGACCAGGGCTTTACGTTCAGCGCCGAGACAACCAGCAATATATGCCTTGACTTTAAAAATCCAATTGATATGCTCTGCCACAAAAACAGCATGAAAGGAGAATAA
- the bamA gene encoding outer membrane protein assembly factor BamA, producing MVHIKIFCILFTIILSGSYLVHDAYAADSGTEEEETGESQPIAPSFTILFKGNKAIGNRKLREAAIDELIELEKSPDNKWLVDDAAFQMELAYRQRGFASATVDYEIAANNQKPQITFTVNEGPSIVVKNILFTGNTSFDAKKLFSLFANGNGRQMQSGKTSYVESNIQGGISRIRDFYLQEGYLNIKIDKPEYTFSDQRRLVTVTINIVEGLKSIITAVVFSGDIIEEANNSFPTISGAITGKPYTKRQKLFLKTRLEEFYGNLGYPDVEIGVRATTSEIPGGFILEANISSGPRVTIADITISGNEKTKSSFIANRLPLNPGDLYNFQKTQQAFNSLYQTGLFSKIDISLDKEPQNQRNLEVRVWEEPSKELYYELGWGSYELLRTGVGFREKNLFGTGRLFKTEANLSLKGSNLSVNVTDPWFFNTSIIADFPVSYRKREEPSFTSEEVEASIIFTKKFTSAFSLSLGESYRKTAITDIDEYSASEAMDSNYNILTNRIQTLFDDRNDLFYPSSGTRHFLTLENSDHSLGSDISFSRVTTGFRKFVKLGPSAVLAFRYKTGLILPGGGQTTIPLAERFFNGGENTVRSFMESSLGPQDISGEPVGGMGMNVINLEFRQHLKDNFSAVLFADFGNLSPNKSRSEQGQTGYNDRSELINDTLNDFFSDFRSAVGCGIHYLLPFGPARLEVAFNPDRDESRGERQYAAHFSIGMSF from the coding sequence ATGGTACATATCAAAATATTCTGCATATTATTTACAATAATCCTCTCAGGCAGTTATCTCGTGCATGATGCTTATGCCGCCGATTCTGGCACGGAGGAAGAGGAAACCGGCGAAAGCCAACCCATAGCACCATCATTCACGATACTCTTTAAAGGCAACAAGGCCATCGGCAACCGAAAATTGCGCGAAGCAGCAATCGATGAACTCATAGAACTGGAAAAATCTCCGGATAATAAGTGGCTGGTTGACGATGCCGCTTTCCAGATGGAGCTGGCCTACCGTCAGCGGGGCTTCGCCTCGGCCACTGTCGATTATGAAATTGCCGCAAACAATCAAAAACCGCAGATAACCTTCACGGTCAACGAAGGCCCCTCTATTGTCGTAAAGAATATCCTCTTTACCGGCAATACTTCCTTTGATGCAAAAAAGCTGTTTTCCCTCTTTGCAAACGGCAACGGCCGGCAGATGCAATCCGGCAAGACCTCCTATGTGGAGTCAAATATCCAGGGAGGGATCTCCAGAATCAGGGATTTCTACCTGCAGGAAGGCTATCTGAATATAAAAATCGACAAACCCGAATATACCTTTTCAGACCAGCGCCGCCTGGTTACTGTAACCATCAATATTGTCGAAGGGCTCAAATCAATAATCACCGCAGTTGTATTTTCCGGGGACATTATAGAAGAGGCAAATAACAGCTTTCCGACAATATCCGGGGCCATAACCGGCAAGCCCTACACCAAACGCCAGAAATTATTTCTCAAAACCCGCCTTGAGGAATTTTACGGCAACCTTGGCTACCCGGACGTGGAGATTGGCGTGCGGGCAACAACCTCGGAAATTCCCGGCGGCTTTATTCTTGAGGCAAACATTTCAAGCGGCCCCCGGGTAACAATCGCCGACATTACGATTTCCGGCAACGAAAAGACAAAATCTTCATTTATTGCAAATCGTCTGCCCCTGAACCCAGGCGACCTGTACAATTTCCAGAAAACACAACAGGCCTTTAACTCCCTGTATCAAACCGGGCTGTTTTCGAAAATTGATATATCTCTTGATAAGGAACCCCAAAACCAGCGAAATCTTGAAGTCAGAGTCTGGGAAGAGCCTTCCAAGGAACTTTATTACGAACTGGGCTGGGGTTCGTATGAGCTGTTGCGCACAGGGGTGGGTTTTCGAGAAAAGAACCTGTTTGGCACCGGACGGTTGTTCAAGACTGAAGCAAACCTTTCCCTCAAGGGCTCCAACCTGAGTGTAAACGTCACCGACCCTTGGTTTTTCAACACCTCGATCATAGCAGACTTTCCGGTCTCTTATCGAAAAAGAGAAGAACCGTCCTTTACCAGTGAAGAAGTTGAGGCCTCAATTATTTTCACTAAGAAATTCACCAGCGCCTTCTCTCTTTCCCTGGGAGAAAGTTACAGGAAAACGGCGATCACCGACATCGATGAATATTCAGCTTCTGAAGCCATGGACAGCAATTACAACATCTTAACCAACAGGATACAGACGCTCTTTGATGACCGAAACGATTTGTTTTATCCATCTTCCGGAACGCGTCATTTCCTTACTCTTGAAAATTCCGATCATTCCCTTGGCAGCGATATCTCTTTTTCCCGCGTAACCACGGGATTCCGTAAATTTGTTAAATTAGGCCCCTCTGCAGTTTTAGCCTTCAGATACAAAACCGGGCTCATACTTCCAGGTGGAGGCCAGACCACCATTCCCCTGGCTGAAAGATTTTTTAATGGCGGGGAAAATACTGTCCGGAGTTTTATGGAATCAAGCCTCGGCCCCCAGGATATATCCGGCGAACCTGTCGGCGGCATGGGGATGAATGTTATCAATCTTGAATTCCGCCAGCACCTGAAAGATAATTTCTCAGCTGTTCTTTTTGCTGACTTTGGAAATCTGTCACCAAACAAATCACGTTCGGAACAGGGGCAGACCGGTTATAATGACCGGTCTGAATTAATCAATGACACCCTGAATGATTTTTTCTCGGATTTCAGGAGCGCGGTTGGCTGCGGCATCCACTATCTCTTGCCTTTCGGACCGGCACGTCTCGAGGTGGCCTTTAATCCCGACCGCGATGAGAGCCGTGGCGAAAGACAATATGCGGCGCATTTCAGTATCGGCATGTCTTTTTAG
- a CDS encoding LapA family protein, producing the protein MQQVKLILILVLVSLGLIIVLQNTQPVETKILFASITMPRAVLLFGTTILGFALGVLVSFMMVKRDRNDTGPHKTE; encoded by the coding sequence ATGCAACAGGTAAAACTCATATTAATCCTTGTTCTGGTCTCCCTGGGCCTCATCATTGTCCTGCAGAATACCCAACCGGTTGAAACGAAGATACTCTTTGCTTCAATCACCATGCCGCGAGCGGTCCTGCTCTTCGGCACCACAATCCTTGGCTTTGCGCTGGGCGTGCTGGTTTCCTTCATGATGGTCAAGCGTGACAGAAATGATACTGGACCGCATAAAACTGAATAG